The following proteins are co-located in the Acidicapsa acidisoli genome:
- a CDS encoding YdcF family protein, with product MSTPPSFLRRMLLAAFVLAFPQASFSQAVTKPLPLNAPLQDKNFYLLSLLQKNAEVRRALVADQEIAEISAERKRSVERELAQCKENVACTLKGLLWNDEEIHAVSLALARLYRENKSLRLLVDKELRPSGAYVLYQKQSGDNLLANAWDTCARGLNDVISVYGEGTAPRYPLIDSYSFDVNSADYQQRVHSLVSDINSGTSSSSLFFDLSLNSALQLLALNHRDEAGRLEPMETGVNAAAVKAIAATPWNKFAYSVIVVPGAGPGDRDTALSNSGRKRVQLAAEAYHAGKAPFILVSGGYVHPSQTRFSEAVEMKKALLQDFNVPESAILIDPHARHTTTNMRNAAREIYRYGVPMNKTALVISDAAQVGYIAGQPFADRCLKELGYMPYRILSQPSDTSLAFLPLVESLEQDPIEPLDP from the coding sequence ATGTCGACACCGCCTTCCTTCCTGCGACGAATGTTGCTCGCCGCATTCGTACTGGCTTTTCCGCAAGCGTCTTTTTCTCAGGCCGTCACAAAGCCACTGCCTTTGAACGCGCCTTTGCAGGACAAGAACTTTTATCTTCTTTCGCTGCTTCAAAAAAATGCCGAGGTCAGGCGTGCGCTTGTTGCGGATCAGGAAATCGCCGAGATCAGCGCGGAGCGGAAACGTTCCGTAGAACGGGAACTCGCACAATGCAAGGAGAATGTTGCCTGTACCCTCAAAGGCCTTTTGTGGAACGACGAAGAAATTCATGCGGTCTCTCTCGCACTGGCCCGGCTCTACCGGGAGAACAAATCGTTGCGGCTTCTTGTCGACAAGGAACTTCGCCCCAGTGGCGCGTATGTGCTGTATCAAAAGCAGAGTGGAGACAACCTGCTGGCGAACGCATGGGACACCTGTGCTCGCGGCCTGAATGACGTCATCTCCGTGTACGGCGAGGGAACCGCTCCGCGCTATCCGCTGATCGACTCCTACTCCTTCGACGTGAACTCCGCGGACTATCAGCAGCGCGTCCACTCGCTCGTCAGTGACATCAATAGCGGCACGTCGTCTTCTTCCTTATTCTTCGATCTCTCCCTCAACTCTGCACTGCAACTTCTGGCGCTCAATCATCGGGATGAGGCCGGAAGACTGGAGCCGATGGAAACGGGCGTCAACGCCGCTGCTGTCAAGGCCATCGCTGCAACTCCATGGAATAAATTTGCTTACTCGGTGATCGTTGTTCCCGGAGCCGGACCGGGGGATCGCGATACCGCGCTCTCCAACTCCGGGCGCAAACGCGTGCAGTTGGCAGCCGAGGCCTATCACGCAGGCAAAGCTCCGTTCATCCTTGTCTCCGGCGGATATGTCCATCCCTCACAGACGCGCTTCTCCGAAGCCGTCGAGATGAAAAAGGCGCTATTGCAGGATTTCAACGTGCCGGAATCCGCAATCCTCATCGATCCGCATGCCCGCCACACGACCACCAACATGCGCAACGCCGCGCGGGAAATATATCGCTATGGAGTCCCGATGAACAAGACCGCTTTGGTCATCAGCGATGCTGCGCAGGTCGGTTACATCGCAGGACAGCCATTCGCCGACCGCTGTCTGAAAGAATTGGGATATATGCCCTACCGGATTCTCAGCCAGCCCTCCGATACCAGTCTTGCGTTTCTGCCTTTGGTGGAGTCGCTGGAACAGGACCCGATTGAGCCGCTTGACCCCTAG
- a CDS encoding SpoIIE family protein phosphatase produces MPASFLSYSDSDGQHNFVLDGASVSIGRSPDRDMVLHETLVSRHHAVITREGDNWTVSDENSTHGTFLNGARIQNAVLKPGDVLQIGSLTGKKLRFVVESDEQVTGPLKQTSFHDLLSSIQEMPDTLAGIPPAAREIELLNWLLRAARQLNEGEVIDEILGALLHLTLQLTGAERGFVFLWADRKLHFAKGLDSAGEVLAQDQSISQKAIENAINSRRKFSVSDTSTDERVMGWSSVMMNDIRRIHCVPLRKRVAPKEPDKLLGLLYLDSRIAPGDLSEIDHLILDTVSAEAAALLQNALLVEAEQKARQAREELAVAARIHSGLMSIALPVLPYASLQAKTVPCLAIGGDFYDAVVLDDCVCVTLVDVSGKGISAAIVAATLQGIVHAQLAARQDLSDIATAVNRFLCERNIGKYATMVIVKLYPDGQLEYINCGHILPLVIRGKQIRRLEDSNLMVGLFAEAIYASAKTVLLPGERLVIASDGITEAENSKGRQFEESWLSVVTHCPNIGEILDQVAKFQAPNPAQDDCTLVEVRYNGNE; encoded by the coding sequence ATGCCTGCCAGCTTTCTCAGTTATTCCGACTCCGACGGACAGCACAACTTCGTTCTGGATGGCGCGTCCGTGTCGATTGGCCGCTCTCCGGATCGAGACATGGTCCTGCACGAAACCCTCGTCTCACGTCATCATGCAGTCATTACGCGTGAGGGCGATAATTGGACGGTCTCAGATGAAAACAGTACTCACGGCACCTTTCTCAATGGCGCCCGCATCCAAAACGCGGTTCTGAAGCCTGGCGATGTGCTGCAAATCGGGTCTCTCACCGGCAAGAAATTGCGATTTGTCGTTGAATCTGACGAGCAGGTAACCGGTCCATTGAAGCAGACTTCTTTCCATGACTTGCTGTCCTCCATTCAGGAGATGCCCGACACCCTCGCTGGAATCCCTCCGGCGGCACGCGAGATCGAATTACTGAACTGGCTGCTTCGCGCGGCCCGTCAGTTGAATGAGGGCGAAGTTATCGACGAAATTCTGGGCGCATTATTGCATCTGACACTGCAATTGACCGGGGCAGAGCGGGGATTCGTCTTTCTTTGGGCAGACAGAAAGCTGCATTTTGCGAAAGGTCTCGACTCCGCCGGTGAAGTGCTGGCGCAGGATCAGAGCATCTCACAAAAAGCAATTGAGAACGCGATCAATAGCCGGCGGAAGTTCTCGGTAAGCGATACATCTACCGATGAGAGGGTAATGGGTTGGTCGAGCGTCATGATGAATGACATTCGCAGAATTCACTGCGTTCCCTTGCGGAAACGGGTCGCACCGAAAGAGCCTGACAAGTTGCTCGGACTGTTATACCTGGACAGCCGGATCGCCCCGGGCGATCTTAGCGAGATTGATCACCTGATTCTCGACACCGTATCTGCTGAGGCAGCAGCTCTCCTGCAGAACGCGTTGCTGGTCGAGGCCGAACAGAAGGCTCGGCAAGCCAGAGAAGAGCTTGCTGTAGCCGCCAGGATACACAGTGGATTAATGTCCATCGCTTTGCCCGTGCTCCCTTATGCGTCGCTTCAAGCGAAAACCGTCCCCTGCCTTGCGATCGGCGGCGATTTCTACGACGCTGTGGTCCTGGATGACTGCGTTTGTGTGACTCTGGTGGATGTATCCGGCAAGGGGATTTCAGCAGCCATTGTTGCGGCGACCCTGCAAGGTATTGTCCATGCGCAGTTAGCGGCGCGGCAAGACTTATCCGACATAGCCACGGCGGTAAATCGCTTCCTCTGCGAGCGAAACATCGGTAAGTACGCGACGATGGTGATCGTTAAGCTCTATCCAGATGGCCAGTTGGAATACATTAACTGCGGGCACATATTGCCGCTCGTAATTCGCGGCAAACAGATCCGGCGTTTGGAAGACAGCAATTTGATGGTTGGACTGTTCGCAGAAGCAATCTACGCTTCAGCCAAAACCGTGCTTCTGCCTGGCGAACGTTTGGTAATCGCAAGCGATGGAATCACAGAAGCTGAAAATAGCAAAGGTCGGCAGTTTGAAGAGTCATGGCTCAGTGTAGTGACCCACTGTCCCAACATCGGGGAGATTCTCGACCAGGTGGCTAAATTCCAGGCTCCTAACCCTGCCCAGGATGACTGCACTCTAGTGGAGGTTCGTTACAACGGCAATGAATGA
- a CDS encoding beta-N-acetylhexosaminidase has protein sequence MKEQRVAQVNSQRVWNPISARAGFVRLIAVALTIAASAGSARAVTAGEAPKLLPIPREYSSQGVIELTHGVSIKSGSDSEDRFAAQDLSAWLQQLNISNAHGHSAVIELLRSDSKRAAKLLSASGAKIDSPMHEEGYAIVPNGNGLAVIADTSSGIFYGVQTVKQLIVGNSTSATLQKALIRDWPAMRYRGISDDLSRGPVPTLDFQKSQIRTLAAYKINLYSAYFENTLQYLSNPVPGLPGGSMSREDVRELVDYARLYHVTIVPEQEAFGHLHHVLKYEQYAPLAETPMGNVLAPGQPGSPALIGQWFKEIAAMFPSPFLHIGADETADLGKGQTHDAVDARGLGAVYIDFLSQVHDTLAPLHRRLLFWGDIAMNDPAEVKRLPKDMIAVAWTYHPEPKGFEPWLKPYVDAGMETWVAPGVNNWSRVYPDNNYALGNIQGFVRDGQAAHSTGMLNTIWNDDGEGLFLSDWYGVLFGAAAGWQSGSSDVAQFQDSYGRIFHGDTTGNLDKAQRELIAIYQALDESKIRESTDALFWLDPWSAEGQAVAVQLRPLIHEMRLHAEQAIAQIAQARAAGPLRESDAIDALELGARRFDFIAQKFETADTIANLYNHLYSGQADPQVAKRAYGIFGTITGVNGLCEDMRDGYSYTRLQYSQLWLRENRPYWLQNVLLRYDMATQLWVSRSDRFKLARDEWREHHKLPSPAELGIPVPTVN, from the coding sequence GTGAAAGAGCAGAGAGTCGCACAGGTGAATTCACAGCGTGTATGGAACCCAATTTCAGCGCGAGCTGGTTTTGTCCGTTTGATTGCAGTTGCCTTGACGATCGCAGCGTCCGCGGGAAGCGCAAGAGCCGTCACCGCAGGCGAAGCGCCGAAGCTTTTGCCCATACCTCGTGAGTATTCTTCTCAGGGCGTGATCGAACTGACTCATGGGGTGTCGATCAAGAGCGGATCTGATTCGGAAGATCGTTTTGCCGCGCAGGATCTCTCTGCGTGGCTTCAGCAACTTAACATCTCGAACGCGCATGGCCATTCGGCTGTGATTGAATTGCTCCGGTCGGACTCGAAGCGGGCAGCGAAGTTGCTCTCAGCCTCCGGCGCAAAAATCGATAGCCCAATGCATGAAGAAGGGTACGCGATTGTTCCGAACGGGAACGGATTAGCCGTTATTGCGGACACTTCGTCCGGAATCTTCTACGGCGTGCAGACGGTCAAACAGTTGATCGTCGGAAACAGTACTTCGGCGACATTGCAAAAGGCGCTGATTCGCGATTGGCCCGCGATGCGTTATCGCGGAATATCAGACGATCTATCGCGTGGTCCAGTTCCGACCCTGGACTTTCAGAAGAGCCAGATACGCACCCTGGCAGCCTATAAGATCAATCTCTACTCGGCATACTTTGAGAACACTCTGCAGTATCTCTCCAATCCCGTTCCTGGGCTGCCGGGCGGAAGCATGAGTCGCGAAGATGTTCGCGAACTCGTCGACTACGCGCGTCTCTATCACGTCACCATCGTCCCCGAGCAGGAAGCCTTCGGGCATCTGCATCACGTCTTGAAGTATGAGCAGTATGCTCCGCTCGCGGAAACTCCAATGGGAAATGTCCTCGCTCCCGGCCAGCCCGGCTCCCCGGCATTGATTGGCCAATGGTTCAAGGAAATTGCCGCAATGTTTCCCTCGCCATTCCTGCATATCGGTGCAGACGAAACCGCCGACTTAGGCAAAGGGCAGACACACGATGCCGTGGACGCGCGCGGGTTAGGCGCGGTGTATATTGATTTTCTCTCCCAGGTTCATGACACGCTCGCGCCGCTGCACCGCCGACTGTTGTTCTGGGGCGACATCGCAATGAATGATCCTGCCGAAGTGAAGCGCCTGCCCAAAGACATGATTGCCGTGGCTTGGACATATCATCCAGAGCCCAAGGGATTCGAACCATGGCTGAAACCATATGTCGATGCCGGAATGGAGACATGGGTCGCGCCCGGAGTGAATAACTGGAGCCGTGTCTACCCCGACAATAACTATGCACTGGGCAACATCCAGGGTTTCGTTCGCGACGGCCAGGCGGCTCATAGCACAGGCATGTTGAATACGATCTGGAACGACGATGGAGAAGGTCTCTTTCTGTCCGACTGGTACGGCGTGTTGTTCGGCGCCGCCGCGGGGTGGCAATCCGGAAGCAGCGATGTTGCGCAATTTCAAGACTCTTACGGACGCATCTTTCACGGAGACACGACCGGCAATCTCGACAAGGCGCAACGCGAACTGATCGCGATCTACCAAGCGCTCGACGAGTCGAAGATAAGGGAGTCCACCGATGCCCTTTTCTGGCTCGACCCATGGAGTGCCGAAGGGCAGGCAGTCGCCGTCCAACTGCGGCCGCTCATTCACGAGATGCGCCTTCATGCGGAGCAGGCCATTGCGCAGATCGCGCAGGCACGAGCCGCGGGGCCTCTGCGTGAGAGCGACGCCATCGATGCACTGGAGTTGGGCGCGCGCCGTTTTGACTTCATCGCACAGAAGTTCGAAACAGCCGATACGATTGCGAACCTCTATAACCATCTATATTCCGGACAGGCCGATCCGCAGGTAGCAAAGCGCGCCTACGGAATCTTCGGAACGATCACAGGAGTCAACGGACTCTGCGAAGACATGCGCGACGGTTACAGCTACACGCGCCTGCAATATTCGCAGCTTTGGCTGCGCGAAAACCGCCCATACTGGTTGCAGAATGTTCTGCTCCGCTATGACATGGCAACTCAACTCTGGGTATCACGAAGCGACCGTTTCAAGTTAGCCCGGGATGAATGGCGGGAACATCACAAGCTGCCTTCGCCTGCCGAGTTGGGTATTCCAGTCCCAACAGTGAATTAG
- a CDS encoding alkaline phosphatase family protein: MSFLRRVFCYALILAIFPVFHYASAQTTKTRPPVLMISVDGMRPDYVTKADVYKLNLPVLRGFLQNGMYADGVIGVVPTVTFPGHATLVTGVWPQEHGIYNNVRFDPFNRNTDAWFWYASDLKAPTLWHEAAQAGIVTASVFWPSTTNADDIDYLLPAYPIRTPADASLMEAISRPVGYLKKIEKQTGPFYIYDSVADFDDLLTKSSVSIIRDAKPGFMTIHLVSLDHAEHATGPFSPESNKAMEKIDQMIGELVEAERANDPNAIVAVVSDHGFAATHTSVNLLIRFVEAGLIQIKKSPPNNQPSIASWKATMWNADGSAYIMLKDPDDAQTLSEVKALLDNMQQDPLYGIARILTHEEIVARGGDPKASFLVDWKPGFTAGGRLEGDILRPIPGTGTHGYLPDHPELQSSFFAIGSSIHACDLGTIDMRQIAPTLAGWMGINLPGTTQPPVRCNQ, translated from the coding sequence TTGAGTTTTCTCAGGCGGGTTTTCTGTTATGCCCTTATCCTGGCCATCTTCCCTGTTTTCCACTACGCATCCGCTCAGACGACAAAGACGAGACCACCGGTGCTGATGATCTCCGTCGATGGCATGCGTCCGGATTATGTAACAAAAGCCGATGTGTATAAGCTGAATCTTCCCGTTCTCCGCGGCTTCCTGCAAAACGGCATGTATGCGGACGGTGTTATCGGCGTCGTGCCCACGGTGACATTTCCGGGCCACGCTACATTGGTCACCGGGGTGTGGCCGCAGGAGCATGGAATCTACAACAACGTCCGCTTCGATCCCTTCAATCGCAACACCGACGCCTGGTTCTGGTACGCAAGCGATCTCAAAGCGCCGACTCTCTGGCATGAGGCCGCGCAGGCGGGGATTGTTACCGCGAGCGTCTTCTGGCCCAGCACCACAAACGCGGACGATATTGATTACCTGCTGCCCGCCTATCCGATTCGCACTCCCGCAGACGCAAGCCTGATGGAGGCGATCTCTCGCCCTGTTGGATACCTGAAGAAGATCGAGAAGCAGACAGGGCCCTTCTACATCTACGATTCGGTAGCGGACTTCGATGACCTGCTGACGAAGTCATCAGTCTCCATCATTCGCGACGCCAAACCAGGGTTCATGACCATTCATCTCGTGTCGCTGGATCACGCCGAGCACGCGACCGGGCCATTCAGCCCGGAAAGCAACAAGGCCATGGAAAAGATCGACCAGATGATCGGGGAACTGGTCGAGGCCGAGCGCGCCAACGATCCGAATGCAATCGTCGCAGTGGTTTCCGATCATGGCTTTGCAGCCACGCATACGAGCGTGAATCTGCTGATTCGCTTTGTCGAAGCCGGACTCATTCAAATCAAGAAGTCTCCTCCAAACAATCAACCCTCCATCGCCTCCTGGAAAGCTACGATGTGGAATGCCGACGGCTCTGCATACATCATGCTGAAAGATCCCGATGACGCGCAGACTCTGAGCGAGGTGAAAGCACTCCTGGACAACATGCAGCAAGACCCGCTCTACGGAATCGCGCGCATTCTCACTCATGAAGAAATTGTCGCGCGCGGCGGCGATCCCAAAGCCTCATTCCTGGTGGACTGGAAGCCCGGGTTTACCGCCGGAGGAAGGCTTGAGGGCGATATCCTGAGACCCATTCCCGGCACCGGAACACACGGATACCTTCCCGATCATCCCGAACTGCAGTCCTCCTTTTTTGCGATAGGCTCCAGCATCCATGCTTGCGATCTTGGCACCATCGACATGCGGCAGATAGCGCCTACGCTGGCCGGGTGGATGGGCATCAACCTGCCGGGAACAACGCAACCGCCGGTCCGCTGCAACCAATAG
- a CDS encoding TonB-dependent receptor, whose translation MLSFRSTYCLRKLSVYGFGAVIAICWIALFASTWTASAQTITGSVRGIVTDPSGAVVKDAQVGVTNTATGVINNTVSDRNGLYDFPFLPIGTYTIRVTAPGFDTASEGPFRLEIDQVANVNMKLQVGQASTTVNVDSELSPILNAENATLGLTLSSETIANIPLNGPNFSTLTQFLPGSVSPEPTGFTGSNSIERNTSASDVPSFNGNRQQTNNYLLDGADINESFSNDIGYNPSPQAIEQIKVITANADAEYGNVNGGAVLLSTKSGTNHFHGSAYDYLENDNLDANTWANNFSGVKKNGYTQEVFGATFGGPVIRNRLFFFGDYEGVRYHTGGAGTASVAPESFREGDFSLLDSKNIQLYDSQNNFAPFVGNQNVPIKSPVAQFLFAHPEAYPLPNRTATDGIAQNDYLGYQKSFIGNNQGDVRVDYTLDSKDTIMGRYSMGDAYDGVAHSVLPISFPAADDYPVHSIVLNWTRVFSNSLVNEARASFTRLGYGNTNLVDPTGLFGVTGNSKVGIPGAQTYNGFSEQDMTNGTVGSFGTTAGVYSKRDNNYIYSDNVTWQHGTHITKFGAQFIRYQQNNFDPGNDGTLGLFEYSGQFTGSPAQGESNGYPFADFVLDYSSYAGVGGVRGYTGQRQWRDAYFVQDDWKVRPNLTINLGVRYEYDQPIYEVNNKEVNVNLADPSLGTAGLEYAGQNGNSRALYNPVYTNFMPRIGFAYQPTPRLVVRGGFGTTVTLEGTGSSLRLTENPPYEHSFTAQAITPTTNAGGQPLQVVNGFSTAPGNVSVSNTQYYAWSQNLRPSYMQEFSLTTEYEINANTSFQAGYVGETGQHMIVPIDGNQWTSPCTSKCTNAPFYNLVGQTGAVDITASEAMSNYNALQAVVRHRQSNGLEFTVNYTYAKSLTDNPGFYGVPGVNGPSPYWENAYNPKADYGPSGFDLRHNLSATGIYELPFGHGKKFGASWNNLVNEIIGGWKLAGSGSLHTGFPITISGPNNANSNAFAARANQYQPLKVLDRSVKDWFGTDPSAVPCTGAYNNACAYGPELPNTFGTAAVGTERGPGYREMDLSLFKTFVFTESGQSVDFRSDFFNAFNIASYADPSSSISSTNFGQITSTRSPQRQIQFSARYHF comes from the coding sequence ATGCTTAGTTTCCGCTCTACGTATTGCCTTAGGAAATTATCCGTTTACGGTTTTGGCGCTGTGATCGCAATATGCTGGATAGCTCTGTTTGCGAGCACATGGACAGCGTCGGCCCAGACCATCACCGGCTCGGTGCGCGGTATCGTCACCGACCCCAGCGGGGCGGTTGTGAAGGATGCACAGGTGGGTGTCACAAACACGGCCACCGGCGTCATCAACAACACAGTCAGCGATCGCAACGGCCTCTACGATTTTCCGTTTCTGCCGATTGGAACCTACACCATCCGCGTAACCGCGCCCGGTTTCGATACAGCATCTGAGGGACCGTTCCGGCTGGAGATCGACCAGGTCGCCAACGTCAATATGAAGTTGCAAGTGGGGCAGGCCAGCACAACGGTGAACGTGGACTCCGAACTGAGCCCTATCCTCAATGCCGAGAATGCGACCCTGGGCCTTACCCTCTCGTCCGAGACCATTGCCAACATCCCATTGAATGGTCCGAACTTCTCGACGCTCACACAATTTCTGCCGGGCTCGGTTTCTCCTGAGCCGACTGGATTCACAGGCTCCAACTCCATCGAACGCAATACCAGCGCCTCCGACGTTCCATCCTTTAACGGAAACCGCCAGCAAACAAACAACTACCTCCTCGACGGCGCGGACATCAATGAAAGCTTCAGCAATGACATCGGCTACAACCCGTCCCCGCAGGCCATCGAACAGATCAAGGTGATTACCGCAAATGCGGACGCCGAATACGGAAACGTGAATGGTGGCGCCGTTCTGCTCTCCACCAAGTCCGGCACCAATCACTTTCACGGCAGCGCATACGACTACCTGGAGAACGACAACCTGGACGCCAACACCTGGGCCAACAATTTCTCCGGTGTTAAAAAGAACGGCTATACGCAAGAAGTCTTTGGCGCTACCTTCGGCGGCCCGGTGATCCGCAACCGGCTCTTCTTCTTCGGCGATTATGAGGGCGTTCGCTATCACACTGGCGGCGCGGGAACCGCGAGTGTCGCCCCCGAATCCTTCCGCGAGGGCGACTTCTCTCTTCTCGATTCAAAAAACATCCAGCTTTACGACTCGCAAAACAACTTCGCTCCCTTCGTAGGCAATCAGAACGTACCGATCAAGAGCCCGGTCGCGCAGTTCCTCTTTGCCCATCCGGAAGCCTATCCTCTGCCCAACCGAACCGCCACCGACGGCATCGCCCAGAACGATTACCTCGGCTATCAGAAATCGTTCATCGGCAACAATCAGGGCGACGTCCGCGTCGATTACACGCTCGATTCGAAGGACACGATCATGGGGCGCTACTCCATGGGCGATGCCTACGACGGCGTGGCTCACTCCGTGCTTCCCATCAGCTTTCCCGCAGCCGACGACTACCCGGTGCACAGCATTGTGCTGAACTGGACGCGTGTCTTCTCAAACTCGCTGGTGAACGAAGCCCGCGCCAGCTTCACCCGGCTTGGATACGGCAACACCAACCTCGTCGACCCGACAGGATTGTTTGGCGTTACCGGCAACTCCAAGGTGGGCATCCCCGGGGCGCAAACCTACAACGGCTTCAGCGAACAGGACATGACGAACGGAACGGTGGGCAGCTTCGGAACGACCGCGGGTGTCTATTCGAAGCGTGACAACAACTACATCTATTCCGATAACGTGACCTGGCAGCACGGCACGCACATTACCAAGTTCGGAGCCCAGTTCATTCGCTATCAACAAAACAACTTCGATCCGGGCAATGACGGCACTCTCGGCCTCTTCGAATACAGCGGCCAGTTCACCGGCTCGCCCGCGCAGGGAGAATCCAACGGCTATCCCTTTGCCGATTTCGTTCTGGATTACTCCTCGTATGCAGGCGTAGGCGGCGTGCGAGGCTACACCGGACAGCGCCAGTGGCGCGATGCCTATTTCGTGCAGGACGACTGGAAGGTGCGGCCGAATCTGACCATAAATCTCGGCGTTCGCTATGAATACGATCAGCCGATCTATGAAGTCAACAACAAGGAAGTGAACGTCAACCTGGCGGATCCTTCGCTGGGAACTGCGGGCCTGGAATATGCCGGGCAGAACGGCAACAGCCGCGCTCTTTACAACCCTGTCTACACCAACTTCATGCCGCGCATCGGCTTTGCCTATCAGCCTACGCCGCGCCTGGTCGTGCGGGGAGGATTTGGCACCACAGTCACCCTCGAAGGCACCGGCTCCAGCCTCCGTCTCACAGAAAATCCGCCCTACGAGCATTCCTTCACCGCGCAGGCAATCACTCCCACTACAAACGCGGGTGGACAGCCCTTGCAGGTAGTGAACGGCTTTTCAACCGCTCCCGGAAATGTTTCGGTCTCAAACACCCAGTACTATGCCTGGTCCCAGAATCTTCGCCCCTCCTACATGCAGGAATTCAGTCTCACTACGGAGTATGAAATCAACGCTAATACTTCGTTCCAGGCCGGATACGTCGGAGAGACCGGCCAGCATATGATCGTGCCGATCGACGGCAACCAATGGACATCCCCCTGCACATCGAAATGCACGAATGCTCCGTTCTATAACCTCGTAGGGCAGACCGGTGCGGTCGACATAACGGCATCGGAAGCCATGAGCAACTACAACGCCCTTCAGGCTGTCGTGCGGCACCGCCAGAGCAACGGCTTGGAGTTCACCGTCAACTACACCTACGCCAAGTCGCTGACGGATAACCCAGGCTTCTACGGCGTTCCTGGAGTCAACGGTCCCAGCCCTTATTGGGAGAATGCCTACAATCCGAAAGCGGATTACGGCCCGAGCGGCTTCGATCTGCGCCACAATCTCAGCGCGACCGGCATCTACGAGCTGCCCTTCGGGCATGGCAAGAAGTTCGGCGCGAGTTGGAACAACCTGGTGAACGAGATCATTGGCGGCTGGAAGCTTGCCGGTTCCGGATCGCTCCACACTGGCTTTCCCATCACAATCTCCGGTCCCAACAATGCCAACTCGAACGCCTTCGCTGCCCGCGCCAACCAGTACCAGCCTCTGAAAGTGCTTGACCGGAGCGTGAAAGACTGGTTCGGCACCGATCCCTCCGCAGTGCCGTGTACCGGCGCGTACAACAACGCCTGCGCGTATGGTCCGGAACTGCCTAACACCTTTGGCACCGCCGCAGTGGGCACCGAGCGCGGTCCCGGCTATCGCGAAATGGACCTCTCGCTCTTCAAGACATTTGTTTTCACGGAGAGCGGCCAGTCTGTCGACTTCCGTTCGGACTTCTTCAACGCCTTCAACATCGCCAGCTATGCTGACCCCTCCAGCAGCATCAGCAGCACCAACTTCGGTCAGATCACCTCAACGCGTTCTCCGCAGCGGCAGATTCAGTTCTCAGCTCGCTACCACTTCTAA
- a CDS encoding LVIVD repeat-containing protein has protein sequence MNSAIKKILLGTTLLATSAGTLLQAAPFIQPKLMVQPLSTKPQFARNASQDLLLRADDNGSTYLYVEQGDGAILTVFDVTDPKHMSLTASVVTEGHGAYDFVAPIGNSKEMVAFRDGSGTAVVDFDKPTNPHLSVTKAASHGAIALLNRQGYASVSIPEAYTETAELQKVVLMENSHSPRLLSAMKDVNRQVTRPETGTTFLLAEGKITVFRERDAERRYIMDQDLKYQMNQVN, from the coding sequence ATGAACTCCGCAATCAAAAAGATTCTTCTGGGGACGACGCTCCTAGCTACATCCGCAGGCACGCTGCTGCAAGCTGCACCCTTCATCCAACCGAAATTGATGGTGCAGCCTCTCTCCACCAAGCCGCAATTTGCGCGGAACGCCAGCCAGGATCTTCTGCTCCGCGCGGATGACAACGGCTCGACATACTTATACGTAGAACAAGGGGACGGCGCAATCCTGACAGTCTTCGACGTCACCGATCCCAAGCACATGAGCCTGACTGCCTCCGTCGTCACGGAAGGCCATGGAGCGTATGACTTTGTCGCGCCCATCGGCAACAGCAAAGAAATGGTCGCCTTTCGCGATGGATCCGGCACTGCGGTTGTCGATTTCGACAAGCCAACGAATCCCCATCTCTCTGTAACGAAGGCGGCTTCTCACGGTGCGATTGCACTCCTCAACAGGCAGGGATATGCCTCAGTCTCGATTCCGGAGGCTTATACAGAGACTGCCGAGTTGCAAAAAGTCGTACTCATGGAAAACAGTCATAGCCCGCGTTTGCTGAGTGCCATGAAGGACGTGAACCGGCAGGTCACTCGTCCCGAGACTGGAACCACGTTCCTGTTGGCCGAGGGTAAGATCACAGTCTTCCGGGAACGCGATGCCGAGCGTCGATACATCATGGATCAGGATCTCAAATACCAGATGAACCAAGTGAATTAA